The Desulfofundulus salinus genome includes the window ATTCTGTCGCTGTTAATGGCCCTGATCCTGTGGGTTTACGTGACCAACGAACAAAACCCTCTGGACGAACGCCCGTTTAATGTTTCCCTGCAAGGGCGGGGGATTCCCGACGGTTACCTGGTGACCGGGTTGCCGTCAACGGTGAATGTGCGGGCCCAGGGCAGCCGGGGTCAGCTGACCACCCTTACCCCGGGTGATTTCCAGGCGGTGGTGGACTTATCCGGCATCACCCCGGGAGAAAACGAGCTGACGGTAAATGTGAGTGCTCCACCCGGCATCCGGGTGATCCAGGTGTCCCCCTCCCGGGTGCGGGTGCAGGTGGACAGGATAGTGGAAAAGGAAGTCCCGGTGGAGGTAACCTTCAGGGGGGAACCTGCCGCCGGTTACAGTGTCCTGGCCGCTACAGTTGACCCGCCGTTGGTACACCTGAAAGGACCGGAGCGGCTGGTTAATGCCGTTTCCCGGATAACGGCGACCGTTGACATACAGGGTGCCAGGGGAACGCTGGAAAGATCGGCAACACTCACCGGCCTGCCCCAGGGAGTCAGCGTGTTTCCCCCTGTGGTCAGGGTGACCATTCCCGTTCTGGCCATGCCGGTAAAAGAAGTGCCGGTGGAACCCCAGGTAAGAGGGACTCCCGCGGCGGGTTACCGGGTGGAGGAGGTAAGGGTGGAACCCGATGTGATCCAGGTATCGGCACCGGCGCCGGTACTGGAAGGTGTCCAAAGGGTAAACACTGTTCCGGTGGATATCAGCGGGGTCAGTGAGGATGTGGTACGAAGGGTTGGCCTGGTTGCTCCCGGGAACGGGGTGGTCATGCGTCCCGAGCAGGTCCAGGTTACGGTACGCCTTTCCCCCTTGCCGGAAAACCCTCCTGAAAGAACGCCGCCCGGAGGACAAAACCAAACATGAAAAACGGGTGGTGCCCCATAGAGATTTTTTATCAGGGGCGTGATACTGGCCGGAAATCATCCTTCATCATATTATGTTTAGTGAACTTAGACTTTTTGGCAAAAAATTGACCTCTTCGATGGCTGTAGATATAATAATCAGTGTTTGGACGTGATCTCTGTCGAGCGTGAAAGGAGACTTTGACCATGGGAGCAATATTTGGTACCGACGGCGTCCGGGGGGTAGCCAACCGGGAGCTTACCCCGGAACTGGCCTTAAAGCTGGGACGGGCGGGGGCTTACGTTCTTTCCCGGGGCCTGCCGGGGGCGAGCCTGGTGGTCGGCTGGGATACCCGCATTTCCTCCGACATGCTGGAGGCCGCCCTCACGGCCGGGATATGTTCGGCCGGGGTCAATGTCCTCAAGGTAGGGGTCATGCCCACCGCGTCCATTGCCTACCTCACCAGGGCACTGGGTGCCGCCGGGGGAGTGGTCATATCTGCTTCCCACAATCCCATGGATGACAACGGGATCAAGTTTTTCGGAGCCAGCGGCTACAAGCTGTCCGACGGGATGGAAGAGGAAATCGAGCAGCTGGTTTCCTGTCCCGACCGCATTCCCGCTCCCGTGGGGGCGGGGGTGGGCCGTGCCTACCCGGTAGTCGATGCGGTGGACCGTTACGTGGCCTTTTTAAAGGATACCGTATCATGTGACTTTTCCGGTTTAAAGGTGGTGGTGGACTGCGCCAACGGGGCCGCCTCCCGGGTTGCCCCCCGGGTGCTGGCGGAACTGGGTGCGGAAGTTATTCCTATATTCAACACCCCCGACGGAGTCAATATCAATGCCGGCTGCGGTTCCACCCACCTGGCCGCCCTGCGGGAGGCGGTGCTGGAGCACGGCGCCCACCTGGGGCTGGCCCATGACGGTGATGCCGACCGGGTAATCGCCGTGGACGGCCGGGGCAACCCGGTGGACGGCGACCAGATTATGGTTATCCTGGCCCGGGCCCTCCAGAAAAAGGGCCGGCTGGCCAAAAATACGGTGGTGGCCACGGTGATGAGCAACCTGGGGCTGGACCTGGCCCTGGGGCAGAGCGGCATCCGGGTGCTGAAAACCCGGGTTGGGGACCGTTACGTCCTGGAGGAGCTGCTGCGTTCGGGAGCCACCTTTGGCGGGGAGCAGAGCGGGCACATCATCATGCTGGATTACAATACCACCGGGGACGGCATTTTAACCGCCCTGCAGCTCCTGCAGGTGGTGCGGGAAACTGGCGTACCATTGCAGGAACTGGCCGCCCAGATGGAGAAGCTGCCGCAGCTGCTGGAAAACGTCCGGGTGACCGATAAGGAAAAAGTGATGAACAGCCCCGTACTGGCCCGGGCCATCCGGGAACAGGAAGAACGCCTGGCCGGTCAGGGGCGCGTCCTGGTGCGCCCTTCGGGCACCGAACCCCTGGTGAGAGTGATGGTTGAGGGCCGGGATATGGACCTCCTGCGGTCCATTGCCGGCGAGCTGGTGGACGTAATCCGCAAGGTATCCTCTTAAACGAGGGCTTTTTGAAAGGGGGTGGGAAGCGTAAGTCTTTTTTCGGGACAACTGAAAATTAAAGCGCCAGAACCCGGAATTGCCGGTTAGCCAGTTGATTTAACGGGTGTTCCGGGTTGACGAGGAGGGAGTTTATCGAAGTTTTCGGCGGGTGCTCCCCGGTTGGCCACGACCGTGAACGACACTACAAAACCGGCCGGCAACGGCCGGGACAAAGGGTGTCCGGTGGCATATGGGTAGGAGGCCGTTTTACGAAATTACTTCCGTTCCTTTTTTTACAAAAGCCCCTTTCTCTGCCGGAGGCCTTTCTGTGCCCCGGCATTTCTAATTATTAGACTAAAAACCTTTTTGCTGGAGGTTTTCCATATGTGTGGCATCGTTGGCTATACCGGCCCCCGGCGGGCCGTACCCATACTCCTTGGCGGGCTGGCCAAACTGGAATACCGCGGTTATGATTCAGCCGGCATTGCCGTCCTGGAAGACGGGGTCATTAAGGTGCATAAACAGGCGGGCAAGCTGGCCGGCCTGGCGGAAAGGTTGCGGGATTATAACGGCCAGGCGCGTACCGGTATCGGGCACACCCGCTGGGCCACCCACGGCCGCCCTTCGGACACCAATGCCCACCCCCACATCGACTGTTCCGGGCGTTTTGCCGTGGTGCACAACGGGATTATTGAGAACTACCTGGAATTGAGGGAATGGCTCGGCTCCCAGGGCCACCAGTTTACTTCCGAAACGGACACGGAGGTGCTGCCGCACCTGATAGAACACTTTTACCGGGGTGATCTGGTGGAGGCAGTACGCCGGGTGGTGGAGCACATCCGGGGTTCCTACGCCATGGTGGTGCTGGCCGTTAACGAGCCGGATAAACTGGTGGCCGTGCGCCAGGACAGCCCCCTGGTGGTGGGGTTGGGCCAGGGCGAAAACTTCCTGGCTTCCGATATCCCCGCCCTGCTGGCTCATACCCGGCGCACATACATCCTGGACGACGGCGAGATGGCCGTACTGACACCGGAAGAAGTGAGGATTTTTAACCGGTGCGGGGAACCGGTGGAGAAACGGGTCTTTGAGGTAAAATGGGAGGCGGCCCAGGCCGAAAAGAACGGTTTTGCCCACTTTATGCTGAAGGAGATCCACGAGCAGCCCCGAGCCCTGCGGGATACCTTGAAGGGCCGCCTGGCCGGTGACGATTCGGCGGTGGTGCTCAAGGAACTGGAGCTTGATGACGGGAAGCTGAGAAGCCTGCGTAAAATATTTATCACCGCCTGCGGCACCGCCTACCACGCCGGCCTGGTGGGCAAGTATGTGATCGAACAGCTGGCCCGAGTACCGGTGGAGGTGGATATCGCTTCGGAATTCCGCTACCGCCGGCCTTTAATCGATGAAGATACGCTGGTGATAGTAATCAGCCAGTCGGGGGAGACCGCCGATACCCTGGCCGCCTTGAGGGAAGCCAGGCGTCTGGGTGCCCCGGTGCTGGCCGTGACCAACGTGGTGGACAGCTCCATTGCCCGGGAAGCCGACCACGTGCTCTATACCTGGGCCGGCCCCGAGATAGCCGTGGCCTCCACCAAAGCCTATACCACCCAGCTGGTGGCCATGTACCTGATTGCCCTGCACCTGGCCACGGTACGGGGCACCATTACCCTTGAGGAGAGGCGGGCGATTATTAAAGAATTAAAACAGCTGGACAGCCGGGCGGAACTGATCCTGAGCAACGGCCACCTGATCAGGGATCTCGCCCGGATTTACGGCAGGGCCGAGGATGTCTTCTTCATCGGCCGGGGCCTGGACCATGCCGTAGCCCTGGAAGGTTCCTTGAAGCTGAAGGAGATCTCCTATATACACGCAGA containing:
- a CDS encoding CdaR family protein — encoded protein: MPRLNWRNLSLQILSLLMALILWVYVTNEQNPLDERPFNVSLQGRGIPDGYLVTGLPSTVNVRAQGSRGQLTTLTPGDFQAVVDLSGITPGENELTVNVSAPPGIRVIQVSPSRVRVQVDRIVEKEVPVEVTFRGEPAAGYSVLAATVDPPLVHLKGPERLVNAVSRITATVDIQGARGTLERSATLTGLPQGVSVFPPVVRVTIPVLAMPVKEVPVEPQVRGTPAAGYRVEEVRVEPDVIQVSAPAPVLEGVQRVNTVPVDISGVSEDVVRRVGLVAPGNGVVMRPEQVQVTVRLSPLPENPPERTPPGGQNQT
- the glmM gene encoding phosphoglucosamine mutase; this encodes MGAIFGTDGVRGVANRELTPELALKLGRAGAYVLSRGLPGASLVVGWDTRISSDMLEAALTAGICSAGVNVLKVGVMPTASIAYLTRALGAAGGVVISASHNPMDDNGIKFFGASGYKLSDGMEEEIEQLVSCPDRIPAPVGAGVGRAYPVVDAVDRYVAFLKDTVSCDFSGLKVVVDCANGAASRVAPRVLAELGAEVIPIFNTPDGVNINAGCGSTHLAALREAVLEHGAHLGLAHDGDADRVIAVDGRGNPVDGDQIMVILARALQKKGRLAKNTVVATVMSNLGLDLALGQSGIRVLKTRVGDRYVLEELLRSGATFGGEQSGHIIMLDYNTTGDGILTALQLLQVVRETGVPLQELAAQMEKLPQLLENVRVTDKEKVMNSPVLARAIREQEERLAGQGRVLVRPSGTEPLVRVMVEGRDMDLLRSIAGELVDVIRKVSS
- the glmS gene encoding glutamine--fructose-6-phosphate transaminase (isomerizing): MCGIVGYTGPRRAVPILLGGLAKLEYRGYDSAGIAVLEDGVIKVHKQAGKLAGLAERLRDYNGQARTGIGHTRWATHGRPSDTNAHPHIDCSGRFAVVHNGIIENYLELREWLGSQGHQFTSETDTEVLPHLIEHFYRGDLVEAVRRVVEHIRGSYAMVVLAVNEPDKLVAVRQDSPLVVGLGQGENFLASDIPALLAHTRRTYILDDGEMAVLTPEEVRIFNRCGEPVEKRVFEVKWEAAQAEKNGFAHFMLKEIHEQPRALRDTLKGRLAGDDSAVVLKELELDDGKLRSLRKIFITACGTAYHAGLVGKYVIEQLARVPVEVDIASEFRYRRPLIDEDTLVIVISQSGETADTLAALREARRLGAPVLAVTNVVDSSIAREADHVLYTWAGPEIAVASTKAYTTQLVAMYLIALHLATVRGTITLEERRAIIKELKQLDSRAELILSNGHLIRDLARIYGRAEDVFFIGRGLDHAVALEGSLKLKEISYIHAEAYAAGELKHGTLALIEKGVPVVALATQKNLFEKTLSNIKEVKARDATVIALAMEGQKELEKVADHVLYIPPTNPVLAPVLAVIPLQLLAYQMAVVRGCDVDQPRNLAKSVTVE